The Passer domesticus isolate bPasDom1 chromosome 15, bPasDom1.hap1, whole genome shotgun sequence nucleotide sequence CCGGCTGCTCCGCGtccacagcctgcagctggtgaTGGAGTTCACCAACGAGGTACAGCccgtccccagccctgccactgtcccctgaggaccgtggctgccctgccctcattctcctcctcctccccagacGTCCAACCAGATCTTCGGTGCCAAGATCCCCCATCACATGCTGCTCTTCCTCAACAAGTCCTCACCGGAGCAGCTGTCGCTGCAGGACGGCTTCAGAGCAGCTGCCGGTGGCTTCCGGGGCGAGGTGAGGTGGCCCCGTGGAAGGGACATGGAGAGTGGCTTTGGGACTCCCCAGCCTCAGTGTCCCCCGTTCCCTGGCCAGGTTCTCTTCGTGGTGGTGGATGTAACCGGCCACGGTGCCGACGTCCTGCCCTTCTTTGGCATGACCGCTGCTGATGCCCCCACGCTGCGCCTGGTGAAGATGAAGAACAACCGCAAGTACCAGATGGAGCAGGACGACTTCTCGGCTTCGGCCATCCGCAGCTTCATCCAGGCGGTGCTGGACGGCAAGGTGAAGGTGAGGGTCAGCACGGTGCCAGCCAGTGCCCATGGATTCTGCCCTGTGGTGAGAGATGGGCTGCTGGCTCAGAGGCCTAAGGATGATGGTtgtgtgctgagcagcagggacCTGTTTGCTGAcactcctgctgccaggcttgAGGGTTTGGGGATTTGGTATGGGCAAGGGGGGCAGGAGACTGCTGCCATgggggcacacagagctgggatggcagcagaggggAAGATGTGGTCCAAGAGGCAGCACAGGAACATACCCCTGCCCCAGCCGGCACTGTGCCCCACGGGCCTCTGGCATgctcagcccaggctgtggctgTCCTGACGTCCCCACAGCCTCACCTGCTGAGTGCAGAGCCCCCTGAGGACTGGGACACGCGGCCCGTTAAAGTCCTGGTGGGGAAGACCTTCGAGCAGGTGGCTTTTGATGAGACCAAGAACGTCTTTGTCAAGTTCTGTAAGTGCCACCCGTGTCcctccctgagctctgctgtggggctcagcccctccacgacagccccagctctgtcccagacCCCTGGTCCATGTGCCCGCCCCGCAGACGCGCCGTggtgcccgcactgccaggccatggcagctgcctgggaggagctggCCGAGCGCTACAAGGACCGCGAGGACATCGTCATCGCCGAGATGGACTCCACGGCCAACGAGCTGGAGAACATCACCATCCACGGCTACCCCACCCTGCACTACttccccgcggggccgggcaggaAGGTGGGTGTGGGCACCTGTGGGTTAAGCAGCACCAGGGGGGTGGTGGCACCCTCAGTGCCTTCCACTCCCATGGCTGCAGATGGTTGAGTATAAGAGCAGCCGAGATGTGGAGACCTTCTCCAAGTTCCTGGAAAACGGGGGGATGCTGCCTGAGGAGCCTCCGGTGAGTGAGGTCAGGGgacagcccctctgcccagggctgggggctggatcctgcagggtgggcacagggacagggtcaGGCAGGGAGTGTGTGTCCATCCATGCCTCACTGCTGTCTTCTCCAGGTGACCACGACCCCTGGGAACGGCACGGGCAAGGACCCGAGTGCACAGCGGACGGATGAATCCCGGGATGAGCTGTGAGCCCTGTCCTACTCAGGCATGTGCTATAAACCACCTGGAAACAAtgtgggctctgctctgtgtctgTCTCCATGTGCTGGGAGCACTCATGCGTCTTGGGGACATGGCAGTGTCTCTAtgccctggggcagctgtgccTTAGCACTGATCCTGGCTACCCTGCAATGGCACCAGGTGGCCAAGGAGCTCTCCATGCTGGCCCTCGTGCTGCACCGGTGGGGTTCAGGTGATGGGGGACCAGCTGGGGTCTCTCCCTCACGATATACCAGACCCAGGcaacccccaggagctgctgtcacAGCCAAGGCAGGCAACAAGGGGTTCTACTGGCATGTGAGCCTGGCTACGCCTCAGGCACTGTTCCCTCTCTGCTGAGCCATTCCTTCAGGGGCACATGCTGGTCCTGCTGGGCCAGGATGTGCTCAGCCATCCCTCCAGGGAGCCCAGAGCGGCCCCAGTTCCACCCTGTGCCCTTCACCAATCCTGCCCCCTCCTCTGTCCATCCCAGAGGCTGCTGAGGGCCTGGGCCTGCTccacagggaaggaaaaaaagcagcaggcagtgggatgtggggttttatttcattttatccaAGTACCTTTGAAAAGATCATTGTACAAGTCAGCACATGAGAATGCAGAGGAAATGCCGGGGCTGCACGGCCACTGTACATATTtacagggaccccccaaaaaaaaggaggggacGGAAATCTCGGTCATGCCAACAACCTCACCAGACACACCACCATCAGAACTTCAAAAAACGGAGTAAAACCCCTCGTGACACTGTTCCCGGGCTGAAAACATTTGCAGGTTTTGCTGGACTTCACACAGTGTTCTAGGCAAGTCCAGACCTGTGTTTAAAGGCACTCGGTGACGTACAACAGGCGCAGCCCACCCCGGCGTGGGGCCAGGGGGTCCTGGCAGCTccacactgctgggctgggcacggctctgagcagggccagcgccACCCTGGACCCCTGGGGGGTGGGCAAGGGCTCCCTAAAggagctggcacagagctgaggctgtgctggagcagcagggcctAGGCTGGGCAAGGACAGGGTGGGggagcaccagcacagccccggcTTCCTTGCAGCCGAGCAAGCCCAGGAGGCTTCCCAGGGCTGCATGAGCCACAAACTGGCATCAACCACTGCCCTCCTGCTGTCTCCCCTGAGACACAGAAGCTGACAAAAGATGCAGGACTcataagaaaatgtattttgtctTCAGCTTTAATGTCTGCTTCCCCATTATGGCTCTCCTAAAGAGAGCCCTGCCTAAAGCCAGAGCTTGGCCCAGGGCTCTGGGCATGTCTGCACCAGGCACACAGGAGCCAGTGCTCTGCAGAACTGCAGCACCCTCCTGGGAAGCAATCCCTTCTCcacggggacacaggggacacacaggagtgtgcaggctgtgggatgccagcacccagcctgccaccctggctctgagctgctccttgCTCTGTGAGAAGCCCCCAGTCCCAACAGGCACTGACCCTTCTATCCCCTGGGGATTTACTCGGCTGCAAGGAAGctcaggaggagaaaaaaagacccATCCTACCACGTCCAGCAGCTGAGCCTGCTGAGGAGGCCACAGATGACTCCTTCCAAATGGCTCCATGATCTTCACAGCCCCTTTGGAGCAGGGTGCCCCTTCCATGCTGGTGGGGTGAGGGCAGCTCTACCCCATGGTGCTCCAGAGCCATCCACAGCAGGAGAACAGGGCAGGGTGCCGGGAAAGCGCAGAGCAGCCGGAGTCTGATGGATGGCTGTACACTTTGGGTGAGTTCTGCAGTACCTGTATGTTTTACATTTACATAAGAGCACTGTGAcattggaaatattttccttttattacaATATATCAAAAATATGCAGCTTTAGTAAACAAGGTCATATTACACTTTCTAATGCACTGTACAATGCTACATTACACTTATATTCGGTATGGAGAGGGAGCCCAGGCTCCCACTGGCAGGTTTGTGGGGTGAAAGGGCATCCACTGGCATCCTGGAGCTTGCCCAGATCCGAGCAGGAAAGCGGAGCTGCcgccctctgctctgggctcgCCTGGTGCCCGtggtggcagcactgccagcatccGCCCCAGGCCTTCTCCTCCGGTCCCAGAGTCCTTCACAGTCCTGTCCTCACTGCCCTGGAGCCTAATCAATCTTCTCCACCTTGCCAATGATCTTCTCTTCGAAGATGGGCAGGATGGTGTCATCCTCCCGCACCTCCTCGAAGACCACACCACAGTCGAACTCGTCGCTCACTTTCTTAAAGTAATacctgaaaaaaacagaaatgtggaaaagggagagggaaaaaaaagcaggtgaATGGTCACAGGGCACCATGATTCCCAAATCAGGGTACAGCCCTTCCATGGCTCTGAGCTTGTGGAGCACAAGAAGCTACTCCCTCAGACATGGAGGGAACTGAGGCCAcactcctgcccctgccctcaACAGTGACCACAAAAAGTGGTCAGGATCCATGTTAGCATGGTCAGGAGCTCAGCCCTGAATCCAAGCCCATTCACAGCTCTCCCAAAAGCAGCGGCTGAGGCACCTGTGTTGGTGAAGCATTTCTAGGCAGGCTTTCCCATGGCAGCTCCTACCTGGAAGTGGGAACTTGGAGAGCTCCACACCCCATGTCTGACTGCTTAAGGACTGGCAGAACCCAACCTCCCTACCCTCACCAAAAGGAACTTTGAGAGGAGCAAAACCAGCTCTGAATTTAGAGTCCCCACAGCATCACTGAGCACTGACTGCACCTGCCCAGGAACTCGCagggcagctcagcagctcctgttgGAGGTGCAAACCACAATGCAGGACATTTCTGCTACAAAACCCAACCTCCCTCTCCCCTGCTAACCTGCCTCCTCACCAGCCCATGCTGCCACACCCCCAGCACTGCATGACCCACCTCCACCCACCCTCCCCTCTGGGAGCAACGCCGCTGTGCCCTGGCGGTGGCATCCAGGGGTCACCAACAGCCGCTGGCAGGTGGGGAGCAGCCCTTACCTGTAGTTCCCTTTCTTGGTCAGCAGCTCCTTGAACTGTCCCAGCGTCACCACGCGGCCCTTGACGAGCGTGCGGTAGGGGATGGGCTCCCCACAGAAGTAATAGGCCACCACGATGTTCTCGCAGGGctgcgccgcgccgccgcccggccTCTTCTGGGGCTTCAACCTGCTGTGCACACACGGGGACCTgctcagtgccagcccaggggctcacAACCCTCCTGCTGGGCACCTGGCAGGGCTGAGAGGAGCAGGTCAGGGCCCCCcagatgggctggtgggaatGCAGCGCAGTCCCTGAGCATGGCTGctcccaccagcagctctctgggcaTGCACACGCACCAAGACTGGTCAAGGAGCACTTGGAAAGGCTCAacgaggccaggacaaagctacAAGGAGGGTGCAGGCTCTAACTCAGCCCCCTTGGGCTGTCTCCAGGCTTTGAGAGGGTAcagcccagagcaccccaggccaaggcagcagagccaggtcACCATCACCTCCATCACCATCTCACCATGCTCCtggtgccaccagcacagagggctggagcaccatcCCACAGGGCATGATCATGCAGACAGTGCCCAGACTGCTCGGGATTATTGTCACCATGGCCAGAACAGTCCAGCAGGACTTTCCAGTGGCCCAAACCTGCAGGCAGGATGTTCCTGaaccccacagctcccctgggcACCTCTCCCAGAGTACGTGGAGGTCTGAGGGGATGGAGCTCCCAGCATGGCATGTTCTGGAGACTCTGCTGCCCATGCAGGGTGCCAAGGCAGCTGCCATCTCCAAAATCTCAGTGACTTTACACCTCCTGTGTATTCCCAGCTCCCAAAATGTTGGTCTGGTCTTTGCTTCCAGCCCACACACCAGGTTCAGCTATGTGGTGCCATCACTAGACTGAAACTGTCAGCCCAGTCCTCACCCTTTTCAGAGACAGACAAAAGCAACAATAATTCAGCCCAGGGTACTTTGCCCTTCTGCAGAGCCTTTCATCTGGGGTGCTGAAAACGCTGCACAAACATTGGAGCTGCCTACACAAATTGGTACCTTGGCATGCGTGGTCTGAGCCAGAGGCAGCCTTCCCTTTCAAAGTCACATAAAACGCATTTggcagcttaaaaaaaatattttaaaagcacacTGGATAAAAAAAGATGATTTTGTATTTACATGACTGGAAAATTGCTGTAAAAACCATAGAATCTGCCAAGCACATGAGGTAATCGCAGTTTTGGAAATGACTCTGACCTTAACCTTTAAACAGTGGCTGGCGGGCAGAGCACCTTTTCATGGTGTGCCCACATAAACACTGGCACTGCAAACCAACACCAGACACAGCCTTTCCACCTCTTCCTACAGGCATGAGAGGTCTAAAGTTCAGCTCAACAATATTCTGGGTGCTTGCTCTGCCTGTGAGACCTTTGGAGAAGATGCAGCATTCTGAGAGGCAAGGGTCTGCTCCTGGTGCCAGCAGAGCTCTCAGAGCCTCTCCCATCCCTGTATCAAAATACAGGATGCCCTTTAGCTAGAAAAACATTAAGGAATTGAGTcatccttggaaaaaaaaatataagccatttaaaggaaaaatgggTCATAAATTCAGGCAAATTCTGCGAATCCTGTGAGCCAGAAGTTAATTAAAGGGGTTTGGAAAACCTCAAAGTCCCTAAGCTTCTCTTAATCCTGCCAGAGACAAGTCATGACTGCTGTGTGCCTGGGgacctggggacatggtgacgagcctggtgcaggagcagagctgcttcctcagggctgctgctctcctttgcctggggagagggagaggacaGGACacccctgagctctgctgtggcagaaGCAAGAGGGGGACTGTGCCAGTGGCTGGGAGTgtccttcctcctgctgtgcACTTCACACCTGAAAGGCCATTCCTGAATTACTCAGCCCGACTCCAGGGAGATGTGCCCTGAATATGATGCCTGAAGCGATGCCCAAAAATGATCCTGACAGACAAAGAGGGGAGACTGACCAGCCTTCAGTTCCCCAaaccttcctttttccccttgttGAAAATGGGGGCTATGCTTTCCCTTTTCCAGCCAGTGGGAACTTGTCCATACTTCTCAAATATGATGGACACTGACTCAGACACTTCATCCACCAGTGTCCTCAGGCCCTGTGGATGGATTTCATCAGGTCCCATGGACTTCTGCACCTTCAGGTTCTTTAGATGGTCTCAAACCTCATCTTCTCCTACTGTGGGTGGCTCTTTtttctcccagtccctgcctttGTAACTCGGGTACCCTGGCTGGAGCACTAAAGACCAAAGCAGAAAAGCCACTGAGTACCTCAGCCTTGTGCATGCCCCAGGTCACCAGCTCTCCCATCTCCTCCCAGACAGGGCCCACATTTTCCCCAGTCTTCCTTTTATCCCCAGTGTACCAAGAGAAGATTTTCCTGTTGCTTTAATTCTATCAGCAGAactcacacacacaccaaaCTGCAGCCACAGACCTCTAGCAGGCTGAAGCAGAGCTGATGAATATGAAATCACTGACAATGTAATTTTCCAAGAGCTCCCCTAAGGAGAATGAAACAACACAACTGTCTCCACTTTCGTCATTGCCAGGAGATCTCCTGAGACTTTGGCTTGCACATAAAGGCCATCAGACCGACTCTGAGCCCTGCCTCATTAAATCTGCCACCTGCACCCATCTCCTGGGTGTCAGTGTGACCCAGAAATACTGCCAGGTACCACACCCTGCTCCTTCTGAGATCACCTCCCATTGCTGTGTTTGTCACAAGCACAAAACACCATccagcagggaagcagcagcactcaCCCCCCTCACTGCATCTGACCCACAGCTGTGCATCCCACCAGTGCTGGGACAGGGAACCCACGTCTGCTTTGCAGCACCAATCCAACCTTGCTGTGATGCAAAGGTGTGCAACTTGCTCCAactcagccctggggctggagagcTCTGGAAagcccaaaatgcacccagcaGATGTTAGCTCAGTGGGTGTCCCAGCTACTGGTTCTGTTTCTCTTCCAATCTTGGGCCTACACAATTAATTTCAAAGTGATCTCATGCTAAATGTTGCAAAAAATCCTTTCTCTGAGGAGCTAGTATTAATTAATACAATCCAGCTGTGAAATGTGAGATTgagctgcaggaaatggctCAAAACCTGTCCATGGAAAAACCTGATGGTCACTGGGACaccagtgctgggcactggagTGCTGCTGGGTCTGCAGGTCATTAGCACTGGATGGTCAATCCTGAActgcctgccagcagcagccaggctgctaTCTCAGAGATCAGGGTCATTCCAAGTGCTGTGAAATAGGGAGAGAAATGCTTTTTCTGAAGAATATTTACAGTTTCCAGCGCAGTCACTGCAGGTGCCTCATGGATTTACAggggggcagtgctggggtgggagcagggctgtgggcagtGGGCAGCTTGGTGGGGAAGGCCACTGCTGGGGGGCTGTGCCAGAGGgcagtggctgcagagctggataACCGTGCTGGCAAGGCCAGTCTGGTTGTAGAAAGCTGGCACAGTGTGCTCTCCACCCACAGCCAGCTCACCTGGGGCCTCAAGGACACCTCTGGGCTCACCTCCACCTCTCTGTGCTTCCCCAAGGCTACTGACAAACCTGGGACACTGGCTCCAATTTCCCAGAGCTCTTCAAAGCTCCTGACTGAAATAAATTGTGTTTTCATGGGAGTTCCTCTCTCAGTTTCAACTTTGTTCTCACTGAGCTGTGGGATTTATTTCAAGGTGGGATCCTGGGCTaaccagagcaggagctttctAAAAACTGCCAGCTCAGTTGTGCTTCAGCTGTAGCAGCCAATCCTACCAAAATCCAGCACAGAGATTTCAACATACAGAAATCTTTGGCTCCCTGGGGACCACTGCATCCATTTTTGCCTGCTACTGGACACAGACACATTTAATTTTCATAAGCAGTTCCCTGCTGGTGAATGTCACTCTGGTtttccaggcatggggcagGACTGGGGGATCATTGCATCACTGGGAGAAGAGCCAGGCCTCATGGAGAGGCAGTGGAAtcagagcagcccagcactgggatggctcagcccctcctgctgctggcattccTGGCATTACCATACACCATGGGCTTCCTCTGGAAGCCACTCCTGTAATACAGGCCAAATTAGTGTCAGAATATTAATTGCATAGGCCAGGCTGCTGTTTTCAAAGTGTGTACAGATATTTCTGGGGAAGATGCATGAATTTAGTACAACTATAAATGACTCTACTAATAAACCCCTTCCAATTACACACGCCAAAGGTAGATCACATAAACTTGGCTTAACCTGGCTTGGGAAAGCCCTCTAATTATCTGGCCTTCAATCAATGCTCTGACATGAATACACAGAAATCTGCTACATGGTCACTGCAAGCAGAAATAACTGGAGCCTGTCAATTAAGAGcttcttttttaaattacatttgtgTTTCTACCAGTCAGACCACAAAGTGTCAAGTTTTCAGAGGACAGCTGGAGAGCTGTGAAAGGTTTTTAATGGACAAAGTGCTTTTAGCTGTTAACAGTAATTATCTAGCACTTCCAAAACGCTTTTCACCAGAGAGCTCCATGTGCCTTGCAAATGATGTCTCCTGAAAGATaacacagagcaggaaaatgAGCTCTGCAACAGCCATTAAGCTGAGTCACAGAAAGATGCAGTGACTTGGATATGGTCAGGCAgagtcagagctgctgcaggagggctccagcacagagctctcATCCAGAGGCCACCAGCAGCCTTTGCTGGAAGCTTGTGCGAGATGGAGATAAAGAGCAAAGACAGATTTGTCTTCTGCACTTAATTCTGCTGCATCCTGATGAATTCTGCTCCTGCACCAAGCTCTGAAGTCATTGTGTGACTGCGAATGAGTGCACAGCCAGCGAGCACCAGGggacagagctgtcccagccatgCCCCTTCTAGAtgtgctccccctgcccagccccttcccaccctgccaggagcaTTTCCAGCCTCTCCATCACAAGCCCACGGCCTCAAGGTGGGTTTTGCCATTTGCACCACCATGTCAGAAGGACTGAGGAAGACTTCTCTGACCTTTCTGCATGCTGGAGACCAGAGCAGAGGACATGGACATCCCTCAGAGCAGTCTCTCCCAGCCCTCCCACACAGAGTCACACCACATCATCCTACCTTTGCTTAAGGGGGAGCTTTCCAgcccttttttcctcctcttccaaCCTCCTGCGAGCTTCCTCCAGCTGGGTGAGAGGGTTGGGGGCTGGGTTGGGTGGCATGGTGGGATCCTGAATGAAGGGGTGGGAAGGCTGGACGACGTTGCGGAGCTGGGCGCTGACCCACGGGTGCACTGTCACCGGTCGCTCGATGGACAGGGGCCGGACCATGTCGTGGGACAGCTGCTTCTTAGCACCTGAAGAGCtacacacaaacacaaagcTTTACATGGAGCACTCAAATGCTCTGCACAGGCACACAGTCATTCCCAGATGGACCTGCTGCTGGACACAGGCAGCACTGGGAAGCTCCTCACAGCACGGCTTTCAAGGGAGAGGGGTGCAACAGCAAAATCTAAAGAAGATTTTGAGCAAGTCCTGAGACACCAGGACTCACATCCTGAGCAGCCCAACCCTGAAACAACCCCCACAGATAAATGAGAGGGCTCCCATCAATCCCATACATAAAAATGAATTCAGGAAAAGGCAGCTCCATTTTTTGTGGCGTTCCCCTACAGGATGCCCTCCCCTGCTTACCATGTGCCATGTTACCCACCTTGGAACCACAGCAGCAATTTCCAAGATTGCCCTGGGGCTGcaacctcctgccatggccaTGAGTTATCCTTCAGAAACAACAGCCCTCATACCCCCCAGTAATCCTCAGTCTCCTAAGGGTCTAAACCCTTGTGTGGTGGATTCTTGCCTTTCCAAGATGTCTGGGAGAAAGGCAGCCTGCTGACACATCTCCCTTGTGCAGGGGTGCAATACAAGAGTGCTGTTATCCCTTGTTCTGCCAGCCCTTACCCATGGTTTGTTTTCTTATGCCTGCTGatctccttctctccttctaTGATCCACTGAAGGATCTTCTGGTTTTTCTCCACGTCTTCAGGAGATCCTGGCATCTCGTAGTTGGCACCATCACTTTTCCCTGAATCAGTCTTCTTAACATTCCTTTTTGAGAGCAGACTTGCTTTCCCACTGCAAGAACAAAGCTTGGGACATTAGTGCTTTGCTTACGCCACCCACCAGAGGGGCAGAGGATGGACACAGCTATCTCCAGACATGGACACAGCTATCTCCAGACATGttccacagctccctgctctaCCAAAGTTCAAACCACCTATGCCACAGTTCAGGCTAAGAGTAAGACTACctagagctgggcacagcaacTTCTCTGACAACAACctgtggggagagggaggctCTCTGGTCAAATGAGCCGTGGCAAGATCTCCTGCTGTGAGAAGGGTTGTGTTAAATCCCCACTTCTTTGCTCATAGCAGGAGGTTATCCATTGTCTGTGTCTCCATGCCTGACCACTGCTTGAAACCTGGGTCTTCCTATCACCTCAGATTCACTGATACCCCAAACCCTGATCTGCCCTGCCCAGAGTTTGCTTCTCACCCTCAACTGAACGAGGCTTCACCTCATGGTGGAAGATCACATCCTAGCAGGGTGGAAGCCCAGCCACCACAGGCAGAGGGATGCCAGGCAGCAGCCAACACTCTGGCCAcacctgtggctgcagcaaagGCTCCTGCAGGAACACCATGGCACACATGGCCACGTGCCCAGCCAAGCAGCCCCATGctcaggaggccctgcaggattCTCCTGTGCTGGCCTGTCATTCCATGAGACTCCCACTGTCCTAATCATCCACTTGTTTTGCTGCACAGGGCCTTGCTCCTGCATGGTCACTAACACGCACAGGAAAAACAACCTGAACaccacacaggagcagcaatcCCTCTGATAactttgctgatttttttttggaaaaagcCTGGGGAGGAATTGCTGCAGACCTACAAAAGGCAGGGCAAGCTGACAACGTCTCTGCTTCTCCCAACAGGAGGACTACTGGGTATCAAATGAAACTCTGCAGCATCAGGTTCAGTCCAAACAAAATAATGCTGTTTTCTGCAGGTTGTCATTGACCCACAGACACAGTCATGGGGGGCTGGGGGAACAGAACACCAGCTGGGTTCAACAAAGAGTGAGAGAAGCCACCACAAGAGACTGCTGGCTGCCAAACAAGACCATTTGGATGCAAATCCTTGTCTTGTGAAGTTTCTAATTCAGGGACTGCCAG carries:
- the PDIA2 gene encoding protein disulfide-isomerase A2; the protein is MRGCGSRLVWLLVLSLAWLGPALGGEDEDEEVIEDEEKEKQEDEVLSDEIKEEDNVLVLHEHNFARALSEHQLLLVEFYAPWCGHCQRLAPAFAQAATELRNESSPARLGKVDATAQTALATEFGITSYPTLKLFRDGNRTHPLAYTGRLDSQGIVRWVQRRAGPSATLLQDTDTAAAFVSSQDLVVIGFFKDLRDEAAQAFFEVAAEMVDLTFGVAEEAELFQAYGLSADTVCLFKKFDERQTNFPVDPARGLDTAELIRLLRVHSLQLVMEFTNETSNQIFGAKIPHHMLLFLNKSSPEQLSLQDGFRAAAGGFRGEVLFVVVDVTGHGADVLPFFGMTAADAPTLRLVKMKNNRKYQMEQDDFSASAIRSFIQAVLDGKVKPHLLSAEPPEDWDTRPVKVLVGKTFEQVAFDETKNVFVKFYAPWCPHCQAMAAAWEELAERYKDREDIVIAEMDSTANELENITIHGYPTLHYFPAGPGRKMVEYKSSRDVETFSKFLENGGMLPEEPPVTTTPGNGTGKDPSAQRTDESRDEL